The proteins below are encoded in one region of Streptomyces roseirectus:
- a CDS encoding DUF4232 domain-containing protein: MNMNRKFVTAAATALLTAGAIGTAQAAPHTSTAPSACRPANHLAKIAQDQSSAGHIHFRVTLTAPRGYAPCTLAGSPTDVRFSDHGTPLAITAGRYGDQTASVTFGPGRPVHFDIQVPNFGQTVPADEASFTLRTPDGVIPGTSFAHGTFRVATGTLIGPVQPGA, translated from the coding sequence ATGAACATGAACCGCAAGTTTGTCACCGCAGCGGCCACCGCCCTGCTGACCGCCGGCGCCATCGGCACTGCTCAGGCCGCACCCCACACATCCACCGCACCGTCGGCCTGCCGACCCGCGAACCACCTGGCGAAGATCGCCCAGGACCAGTCCAGCGCGGGGCACATCCACTTCCGGGTGACCCTGACCGCTCCTCGCGGGTACGCGCCCTGCACCCTGGCCGGCTCTCCCACGGACGTACGTTTCTCCGACCACGGCACGCCTCTGGCGATCACTGCCGGCCGCTACGGCGACCAGACTGCCAGCGTGACGTTCGGCCCTGGCCGCCCCGTCCACTTCGACATCCAGGTCCCCAACTTCGGTCAGACCGTACCGGCGGACGAGGCGTCGTTCACTCTGAGGACTCCCGACGGTGTCATTCCCGGCACCTCCTTCGCCCATGGCAC